attcctcAAAACCAGGTCAATAGTCAAAAGGGTATTATCTGGTTTtatcacttcgctactgaatttgCATCGCGCAATTatctgatagaaaaaaatgactgaatTTTTACTCAAAGTCAATCGatggaattttctagaaataGCCTTACATATTTTACATATCTCTAATCAGCACTTTCCCTTCGTTTCCCTTACATATTAAAAATGTTATCTACCTCACAGACCAACTGATATTATAGAAATATCATTTAACTGTTGGCTACGTAGCCAAACCAAAATTGTAAACACGGATACATAGCAATGAGGTATGTTCTGACGAATTACCGGGGGCTTCCGATTGCGTCCATTGAATTTCCGTTCAATCACCAATACATCTACCCaagataaatttaaaataaaataaagaagcGCGTAACGGTAACAATTGGCCATAACTCAAgttgaaaaatagttttttttttcattcgcctGGGGAGAAGCGGTGTGCGGAAAATTAGTTATTGTTACACAACAGAGTGACTGTCGGCATTTTTCTTTGAAGAAATTCACTGCAGAATACTAATTTACTACACCAGAAACCGTTCAAGTGTTTATcaccattttttattgcacctttttttctcaaaaatgtTCGAATAATTTATCAGACAGAAAAACGTCtactgaatgaaaatttactaTCCCATTTCACTGTCATTTATCAACAAAATGATGCATTAGCATAAGGATGATTATAGAGGGGTGAAAATGACATGTCTGGACACTGGCAATTATCCACCCACACGGGGAGATCTGATTCACTCGATTAGCTTACGATTAAATACAATATGAAACTTCCCGTTTGTATATCCGTTTTGTCTCAAGCATGACAATTCAAACattatttatcgttttttaCACCTTTACTTCGAATTCAAATATCGCAAATGAATTTGGCCTCGGCCTTACAACGGTACAAGGCTGCGAACACTATAAATAAATGCAGACAGAGTGGACGTTTATTTAAACATATATTTGTGACGTTAATCGCACTTTGAAAATGAATTGTTTCACGTTTCCTGCATTGGAATCGGTGAATGGGAGAACAATTACGAATAGAAAACAAAATTGGTctattattttgataaatatatGACGGCCAGATGGTCGAGTGGGAGAGGATTAAAATTTACATTGGCAGAACTCCACGTATTCACGAGGAATCCAGAAGTGCCAGAAGAAGCTCTGGCAAATGcccaattaataatttcgatTGAATGAAAGAAATTATTCTGACTGATTTGCTCAGATTTTGAGTTATCCCTCGGTCCATTTACGAAAtacttaaataattatcagcaGAAGTtaataactaaataaatattgttacTGGGTCTCAGGAATATTCGACGTTTTTCAGATCGTTTAACATGCCGTCAAGTATTGAACATAATGGTGATACTAGGATTTATGCTCAATTACATGCTCAGAGTGAATCTCACCATAGCTATTGTTGCAATGGTCTTTCCAAATAACTCGACACATTCCAATTTAACGCATGGTAATCACGAATGCTCCGGAGGTACAGCAGCCGTGAATTTAAACAATTCAACGATAATTCATGATTATGGAGGAGGACCAAATCAGTCAGAAGCATCTCACAACAGTCATGAAGAGGTAAGGACTGATTATAATTCAAAGGCGATTGTTTTCTAAAAACTGTCCTTGATGATAACTCCTTCATTAACTGTTCACCAtcgcaagaaaaaattatgattcatGAGGCAATTATCACAATCCATTTTCTCCTTGTTTTTGATGATTTGTCAAGGGCTTGCGAATAATTCAGTGGTAATAGCCGAAGATATCCAATTAAGCCTGAGTTATTTCCTCTGCTTATTGAATTATCCTCTTCCCCAtctattcatttaattaagaTATTTGTGATTGAAATTCCTAGTAAATTCTGACCGGAAGTTAATGTCGATGGAAAATTCCTTGAGCTCCTGCTCAATCTGGAATTATTAACGACAATTTCctcaaaattatcaacataGCAGTCTTGTGATTAACTTGACTCATTGTAGTTGATAGAACgattggataaataaacaaatgagtaaataattcatcTGGATCAGTTCTGTTTCCTCTTATTGTTTGTCAGGATGAAGAGAGGGCACAAACGAGATACGACTGGGACGAATACGAAGTGAACTTCATTCTGGGTGCTTTTTTCTGGGGATACATATGCACAGAGTTACCAGGTGGTAGATTAGCCGAAGTAATAGGGGCTAAACGAGTATTCGGATACAGTATGTTGATTTCAAGTATTGTAACAGTATTCACCCCAGTAGCAGCAACACTGGGGCCGGGAATGGTAGCAGCTCTTCGAGTAGTCTTAGGATTTATGCTGGTGGGTAGACAGTAGAAATCACCGCGATAATTACTCAGCTCCAATAACCAATTTCTGATTGATACTCAAGGGTGCAAGCTGGCCTGCTATCCAACCAATGACATCTCACTGGATCCCACCCATGGAGCGCAGCAAGTTCGTCTCGAATATGATGGGTCAGTTGGATGTACTGAATTAATCATTCCATAAAGCCCAATTCAATTGCTCCACTTTTGTCAATTACACGAGAACTCAAATGAACTATTTTATCGTCTCAGCGTCGTCTTTGGGAGCTGCCATAACGATGCCCATCTGCGGCTACCTCATCGCCTCCATCGGTTGGGAATCAGTTTTCTATGTAACGGGAGGAATTGGATTGGTCTGGAGTATAGCCTGGTTTATGCTGGTATTTGATTCGCCGGCGGAACATCCGAGAATcagtgatgaagagaaaaagtTTATTGAGGAGTCCATTGGCTCCACGTCATCCAAGAAAGTGAGTTTCTCCTCGTGGAgatttttcgtgaaaattttcctcgtGGGGATGGGAAGAAATGGGCAATACATCTTTAGATGTCACGTGAGAATATTTTCAGGTGTTCCCTGTCCCttggaaatcaattttcacaTCTCTCCCGGTTTGGGCAATCGTGATAACTCACGGATGCAGTGTATTCGGTTACTTCACTGTTGTCAATCAACTCCCAACGTACATGAAATATATTCTCGATTTCAACATAAAAGAGGTAATCCAGCATCACCGACTGCACCTACAGCCCATCCAACAGTTGTcgcttcattcatttattcattaaatttcagaaTGGTCTGTTGTCATCTCTCCCCTACATCGGCAAATACGTTTTTGCATTGGCAACATCGACACTGGCCGACTATCTTCGGAGAACCGAAAGGCTCTCGGTGACCGCAATCCGGAAGATATTCACGACATTTGGTGAGTTGTTGCAGTTGTACTACGTCAAttgaatttgtaatttataGAACAGTGAGTCCCATCAACAATTCTCGTAGCAATGATCCATGCTGATGAATCGGCGGAATAAATTCACAATACCCAACAACAAGTCCCTGTCCTCAATTGCTATTGAGACAAACAGATCATCAGATCAATTCAATTTGTTATCCACCTCTAATTGTTGATAGTGCACTATTGACCTCAATGTCAATTTCCCTGTGACAAGTCGGTGatgatatttgtttattttttttgttcatcatCAAGCTGTCATCACCCCCGGACTATTTATGATCCTCCAAGCAAATTACGGCTGCGATCGAACCTTCTCCGTCGCTATATTTACTATAGCATTGACCATCAATGGAGCTGTCACTGCTGGATATCTGGGAAATGGTCTTGACATTGCGCCAAATTTCTCTGGAACAATATTCGGTCTTGCCAATACTCTGAGCTCGTTGGGTGGATATCTTAGCAGTCTGATGGTGGGCATATTTACGTATAAAAATCAAACATATCATCAGTGGACATATGTCTTCTGGATCCTAGCAGTTACTTATATCACTGGAGCCCTGTGTTTCGCCTTCTTCGGAACTGGAGAGTTGCAAAAGTGGAATAGTCCGGAGGCAGACGATCCCAAAAAGACTGATGAAGAGAATGAAGACACGGATGAAGCTGTTCCCCTGAAGAAAATCACAGCTGCGTGATGTTTCTTTTTTATGTTTCTCGATGTTTTCACTGTATCTTTTGCATTATAATTTAATGTGAATATTAAGTGTTTTACAGCAAACATTCCCAATAAAATTATAGGGATGAAATAAATGGTTGTGTTGCGTtgaatgtgaaaaattgaaaaatttcatttgtcaACCTCCACAGGGAGGTGTGGAGACAAATTACCTGATCAATACTTCTCACTCTAGGACAGCAAAATACGACCCTTCGCCCTGGAGGAATAATATACTATTTTAGGGACGCATTTCTGACCCAAGACCTACTATAAAAAATCTTTGTAGAAGAGAAATAATAAAGAGgttatatttaaatattctagACAATATGACTTGCACATTAATTAcaagaataaataatgtaataGACGTACagataataatgaattaaataaataaaagaatagTTTACGTCGCAACGAATAACTTTTGTCAATGGGTTTCAAACCGGACTAAAGTGGAGAATGAAAAGTCACCGTAAGATGGCGGCCCTGAGACACCGCGCCATCTACATCGTTAGTTGCtcagttcattttttaaataaataatgcgtGTAGTCACCTCGTGTGCCGCTTGCGGCGCTAGTTGTGTTTGTGACATGTATGACACTAGTGGGTGCATATAACCCCCTTCATTGCATTAACTTAATATTTCTATTGAaacaaaatattgaatgaactccaattgttattaataAGTGATCTAATGGCGTCTAATAAgcaaaatcagaaaaaattcaagtggaCGCTGGACTTCGCCCACAGGTGAGTACCCAAAACATGAACTTTCAGTCATTAATGAGTGTCAATTATTCGTAAACTAGTGACAAGACCatgtacataaataaataatcagtgGAGCCTTGAAGTCAGGGTTGAAAGCTATTTCATGGAACTCCAAtagaaacaatttttgaaagaCAGTTCCGAGCTGTCTGTTGCAATCAATGGAATAGTCATTTAATTGTCTTTCTCAGGAACAAACAGGATAAAAATGCAGAATTGCCGAATCCTCCGGGCTACACTCCAGCAGCAAGCCTCTCCCAGAGTATTGAACACTTGAGAGAGAACGATTCGAATCATCTGATAATCAAAAAATCGTGGGATCTTGCACTTGGCCCCCTGAAGCAGGTgccaatgaatttgtttatcatGTTCATGGCTGGCAATTCTATATCTATATTCCCTATCATGATGGTGGGGATGCTGATTATCAGGCCTGTCAAGGCCTTATTCACACTTCAGCAGAGTGAGTACTGGACCTTCAGAACCCCTTACTCCCCCTCAGAAAGCTAATTAATACAAATAGGTTTCACTAacgttgaataattatttttcagcatTCAAAGTGATCGAGGGAACGCACGCATTTGGCCAAAAGTTTGTATTTTTCCTGGGTCAACTAGTCAACATAGCCCTAGCCCTGTACAAATGTCAATCAATGGGCTTATTACCCACTCATGCCTCAGATTGGCTGGCCTTTGTTGAGCCACAGGCACGATTGGAATACTCAGGCGGtggtttaatattttaataattctgtTCATCCAATTTTCTGTTCCACAAATAAATGGTATCACCTTTCAATGATTTCTTCAAGAATGCATGAGTTTTGTCTTTTTTCTGGGGAAGATTGTACGTCATAGGCATACCAAATAAACATCGTTGTtgtataaattataatttatgtcAATCTTGAAAAAGCCTTGAgctttttgaaaaaatcctgATTGGTTATTTGTTCCTgcgaattttttataacgTCCACTTGAGGAATTTAAAGATAATACGAATATAAAgtattcaaaattcatttttaactttatttacaaaaattttcttcttcataTGTAAAATACATCAGCGTTCAGCAGTTTCTTTaagaattcataaattttatttttcatttcggcAAGAcagtattggaaaaaaatacagaataaACATCGATATTACATAATTACTTATTtacatttataattaatttattgaactaTTCGGAGAGTACATGACCATTTATTTCTTCTTATGGTCTTCAGCGAATTCCTTTAATCGGTCTAGAATTTTAGACGGCTCGTCCACTCGAGGAACCTGAAACATACCCCAAAATGATCCAAAAAATCCGGAGAATTATTTCTCCACCCACCGGCACTCACCTCATAATTTTGACTGATGTAAATCCCTGCATAAATGCCAATGCCCAAGGTTAGCTAAAAAAATGTATCCCATAAATTGCCAGAACATCCAGAGACACAAATCAACTCACCAAAAACTTAATCATTTCGTTCTGCGACAACTCCAagtgggaaaaatgaagtttcgACAATTGGAACTTTAACAATCCTCTGAatagttgaaatatttttttgtttagtcTTCAGTGACTTTGACGTCGCATTTCACCCCGGTTACCTTTCACAAAAAATCATTCCTGAAGTCCAGTTTTCATGAAAAGAGAAAATGTTCTGTGGAGTGACATGGTGACGTCAAGATGGCTTGTTGCTTGGCGGCAAGCCATTGAGATCGATATACGCGTGGTTAAAGCTCTATTCTTCCCGTAATTTTCCACAAGTAATTTCCCCAGAGTTCTCAAAGTCCCCAATAAACAtccatcaattgaaaatttaccgGGAGCAGGTACAGGAATCCATCGAGGAACTCGAAATTTCACctcaatgaggaaaaaaagtcAACGTCCTTCCTAACgtgagttattattattattatccatCAACTTCAGAGAAATGCAATTATTGTACTCGTTTTGCCGATGTGCCTTTtcaagacgaaaaaaaaaacaacataaaAATATCCTGCATTCAGAGGTGTTTTACATCTGAACATTCCTGATGAATTCAACTTCCTATTACGCATTAGTCTGATAGTATGGTTTCAGTAGTGATTAGTGTAGTTGTAGCATACATGTGAAGCAGCCGAGAATTACCCGTTTGTAATAGTTGCGTTAATAAACACACACTAGCATTGTTTCTCCGGGGCAACAGTGTTTATCGAGTCGTCGTCGAAGCCTTACGTATGTACTTCACATATTTCCTCATGACACCGATGTTACCGAGCCATCCGAATCACTACCTGTACTCGTAATTCCCCAGCAAATAAATCGTAAAACTGCTTTGACTGTTGGAGAAACTGAAGGAAAAAAtctccagatatttttttctctctctctctcaccttTCCCCGTCTGTTCCCCACCCCATATTCTGGTAGTTAACCTGATGGAATTTCGATTACATCACTCGATGTtaaagattaaaaattaataaattatgaattatatttaattcacATGTCTGTACATGTATCATTCCAGTTACGTATTACGAAACATATAattgaaaacgaaaaaaaggtACAGATGCCATACATTCTGGTACGTGGTAACCTTGCGTCCTACAGTCACAGGTATCCCTGGAGAGTACTCGTTTCTGGTTTAAAAGGTACCATTTATTTACACACCACTGCATTTGTAGATTGCTGATTTTCACGTGTTTGGTTTATTTGTTCTgttattttctgtttttttaaaatgggTTTAGTGTCATATTGTTGGGACtgttgatgttattttgtggACTGGTATGGAAGAGCTGTCAGTTTTGACAGTTGTGATGGTCGGAAGTGTAGATGAACAGTAATTAATTGCACAAAATAGAATAAGTTAATTTTTAGATCTTGTTGACTTGTGAATTATTCGGTTATGAGCTGCTTTGGGAAAAATTTGTGACGACTTCCTTGTAGTTCAGGAAATTTTCTGCAGAAAATTTTTGTGTAGATTTTTAGCTACAGTAATAAGGGGTTTGGGAAGCCTTATCGGACCCAGTTCTCGGATATTTGTCaccgattttattatttaaatttaacagatattttatttccaataaaaaaaccattttctaatgtgagaataaaattgaaagtctgcaatttcgttgaaaatttatttcgcgGAGTTTAGTGGACAAATTTGATGATTAAAAATGGCTGGACTATATCAAGGTCTATACAAAACTGTTAATGATATCTCTAGGCTGAAAGTTAAAGAAGAAATTTAGAATAGAAGATAAATTATGCAGATatgttaaatatttatttttcaaattcgcTCATGATAAGATAATTTGAAGTTTAACAAGtgaaaaattgacatttttttcctttaccGCACATTATGCAAATATCTAGTAAATTTTCACGaatcatcaataaataaacattctCTTTTAGCATCGGACATTGAACAATTGACTCGTTTTGCGTCTGGTGGCTACTGCGACAACTCGACAATAGTATACCTCCAACATCCCTGTGTAATACTAACGGCACTCGAGGTACTCGGATATAAGGTTGTTGCTTCATCCAGTACGAGTGTTAAACAGGATTACAATGAGTACATGTGGACTATGAGAAAAGATTTCTCAGAACCTGAGCCAGAGTCTATCGTTAAACCAGGTACATTAGCCCCTATCACAACTCATAATGATAAGTTAATAGTTTTTAAAATaggaacaatatttttatgattttagaaaaattggcattgaaaaaattttaatagagAAGTATTCATTACTGCCGTATTAGATCTATTTCATTGTTGAACTTGTTGACGAATTTTCCAGTTGTAAGAGACTAATTGAGGTAATTAACGTGATTAAAAAAGAacacatgaaaaatttgaaagacACGCTTTATGTTATTCGTACGTGATtattttaacattaaaaaaaatgatttaattagTTTATTCTACTAGCCGTAATTGATTAGATTTAAAAAACAGTACGAGTCGTGAATATTTCATTGTAGTACCCATTGAAAACTGTCTAAGTGTGGAGATAACTAAAAATCCAGAAAAGGAAGAACCTCAGCCCCACTAACACGACAAAACTTATCAGTAAAATAAACATCccaaaattgaagagaaatcAAAATGGTGAAGAAGAAGGGAGTTGTATGGAATTATTACAACAAAAAAGTTGATGGCACAACGGTGACAGCATTTTGCAAATTCTGTCACCGTTCCTACATTCAAAATGCTACGAGAATGGAAAAACATTTGGCACGATGTGACAAGGCATCACTTgacgtgaaaaatttattcttgcGGGTATCAACGAGTAAACGCGTCAATCGTGCACGCCTTCTTGGTGCAAAATTACCAGAGGGCTGGACAAAACGTAATGAAGAGGTGGCACAGTTGGATGTCAGTTCACTCACTGAGGCCGATCTCGAGGATATCGATGAATGGAATAGGCAAAAACAGATGCAGGAGGACGATCCGTCAAATAATATGACTTTTAGTGAGGATGGGGATGATGATATTGGGTGGGATGGGAGACAAAATGATGTACGTGGAATTAATCACCAGGGACAGGCCAGGAGCATCGACCCTCTGGTCCAAATCCATACTGGTATGTTTTACAACGGTaatatacttcattttttttatta
The window above is part of the Diachasmimorpha longicaudata isolate KC_UGA_2023 chromosome 9, iyDiaLong2, whole genome shotgun sequence genome. Proteins encoded here:
- the LOC135166233 gene encoding sialin codes for the protein MASSQKIFDRLTCRQVLNIMVILGFMLNYMLRVNLTIAIVAMVFPNNSTHSNLTHGNHECSGGTAAVNLNNSTIIHDYGGGPNQSEASHNSHEEDEERAQTRYDWDEYEVNFILGAFFWGYICTELPGGRLAEVIGAKRVFGYSMLISSIVTVFTPVAATLGPGMVAALRVVLGFMLGASWPAIQPMTSHWIPPMERSKFVSNMMASSLGAAITMPICGYLIASIGWESVFYVTGGIGLVWSIAWFMLVFDSPAEHPRISDEEKKFIEESIGSTSSKKVFPVPWKSIFTSLPVWAIVITHGCSVFGYFTVVNQLPTYMKYILDFNIKENGLLSSLPYIGKYVFALATSTLADYLRRTERLSVTAIRKIFTTFAVITPGLFMILQANYGCDRTFSVAIFTIALTINGAVTAGYLGNGLDIAPNFSGTIFGLANTLSSLGGYLSSLMVGIFTYKNQTYHQWTYVFWILAVTYITGALCFAFFGTGELQKWNSPEADDPKKTDEENEDTDEAVPLKKITAA
- the LOC135165783 gene encoding ER membrane protein complex subunit 4, encoding MASNKQNQKKFKWTLDFAHRNKQDKNAELPNPPGYTPAASLSQSIEHLRENDSNHLIIKKSWDLALGPLKQVPMNLFIMFMAGNSISIFPIMMVGMLIIRPVKALFTLQQTFKVIEGTHAFGQKFVFFLGQLVNIALALYKCQSMGLLPTHASDWLAFVEPQARLEYSGGGLIF
- the LOC135165780 gene encoding uncharacterized protein LOC135165780 isoform X4, which encodes MPYILVRGNLASYSHRYPWRVLVSGLKASDIEQLTRFASGGYCDNSTIVYLQHPCVILTALEVLGYKVVASSSTSVKQDYNEYMWTMRKDFSEPEPESIVKPVPIENCLSVEITKNPEKEEPQPH
- the LOC135165780 gene encoding uncharacterized protein LOC135165780 isoform X3 — its product is MPYILVRGNLASYSHRYPWRVLVSGLKASDIEQLTRFASGGYCDNSTIVYLQHPCVILTALEVLGYKVVASSSTSVKQDYNEYMWTMRKDFSEPEPESIVKPGAPIAVINALAELGYRIVCSTGEAEILWTLQREI
- the LOC135165780 gene encoding uncharacterized protein LOC135165780 isoform X2, which translates into the protein MVKKKGVVWNYYNKKVDGTTVTAFCKFCHRSYIQNATRMEKHLARCDKASLDVKNLFLRVSTSKRVNRARLLGAKLPEGWTKRNEEVAQLDVSSLTEADLEDIDEWNRQKQMQEDDPSNNMTFSEDGDDDIGWDGRQNDVRGINHQGQARSIDPLVQIHTVAVDDRKMQMRKSNESDHMNRAHTATSVSSLEPTLNQSGVHSPLQTKILQEQLLEKRAQRKIAELELRRKALELERYQWEYERDKARSDEIWAHESRMMQYKEEREQRLMAESSYDTKH
- the LOC135165780 gene encoding uncharacterized protein LOC135165780 isoform X1 translates to MVKKKGVVWNYYNKKVDGTTVTAFCKFCHRSYIQNATRMEKHLARCDKASLDVKNLFLRVSTSKRVNRARLLGAKLPEGWTKRNEEVAQLDVSSLTEADLEDIDEWNRQKQMQEDDPSNNMTFSEDGDDDIGWDGRQNDVRGINHQGQARSIDPLVQIHTGMFYNVAVDDRKMQMRKSNESDHMNRAHTATSVSSLEPTLNQSGVHSPLQTKILQEQLLEKRAQRKIAELELRRKALELERYQWEYERDKARSDEIWAHESRMMQYKEEREQRLMAESSYDTKH